The genomic window CCCTCGATATCGTCCCAATCCAGCGACCCCTGTACGCGGGACCAGTACACACCCGCGTTGGCCCCCAACAGCTTCACGCCGGTCAACCAGCCTCCCCACAGGGCGATCAGATCGAAAAAGGCGGTGAGCAGGGGAAAACTGATCAGGCTGGCCGCCACCTTCGGAGCCACCAGATAACGCATGGGATTGATATCCATGATGGTCAAGGCGTCGATCTGCTCGGAAATGCGCATGACGCCGATCTCTGCGGTCATGGCCGAACCGGCCCGCCCGGTAAGCATGATGGCGGTCAGCACAGGCCCCAACTCGCGGACCATGGACAGGGCCACGCCGGTACCCAGAAAGCCGTCGGCCCCGAACACGGACAAGGCGAAATAAAGCTGCATACCCATGACCATGCCGGTGAACAGGCCTATCAGGGCTATGACGGACACAGACTGGACGCCGATAAAATATATCTGGCGGACAATGCGGGGGAACTGTCCCAAACCGGCAAAAATCAGGCGCAGGGAATCCATCAGGAAGAGAGAAAGACTCCCGACTTCGTCAACTATTTCCCGGCAGATCCTGCATGGAAAAAAAACGGGTAAAACCATCCCGTGCGTTTTTTCTGTCATATGAAACTCCACACTGTCTTGCCCAACAAGTGTTGCCTGATCGCCACAGTTTACTGTCTGTGCCTCTCGCCACACTGTATCCCAATTCTGACTCTTTACATAATAAACAATTAAACGGCAAGACTGTGAAAATAATTGTCATTAAATCGGGAAATACTCCTGATCACAAAATAAAAACGCTACTTGCTCTTGCCGTTCTTGCGTATCCACCAATCACGATCGGCTCCGAGGAACCACCAATCCTTGTGGTCAGTTTTCGCTATGGTTTCAGCCAATTGCCGTCCCCATTCCGTGCGCACCCGCTGGAGGGCGATCTCCAGCCACTCCCCGGCATACTTGTTCCCCAGGTCGAACTCCTCCTTCAAATTGAGAATGAAGTCCAACTGGTCCGCGTCCTGGGCCAACCTGGCCTCCAGGGTCGCGGTCACCTCCAGCTCCTCCCAGTACCCGAGTATCTCCTCCCCGAGCCCGGTCCCCTCGCAAGCGTGCTCAAGGGCCCTGGTCCGCTCGGATTTGTTGTAGATCCGGTTCACATAATTGAAATCCGAGGTCCGCGATTCGTGCAGATCGTGGAACAGGCACATATAGGTGGTTCTGGCCACGTCCGCATCGGCCATGAGCGCCAGGACATGCCCGATCACTGCCGTACGAAAGGAGTGTTCGGCCACGTTCTCGGATCCGCTGCCAAGAAACTGATACCCCGTTCTCGGAGTTTTGCGCAACATGCCACATTCATTGAAAAAATCCACCAACCTGGTGAGTCTGTCGCGCCCTTCCGTATCTGCCATCAAACCGCCTCCGATATGCCGGGGCCCACACACAGCACATTTATGTATACACTGCCGTGGGTTAACAAATAGTTATTGGATTGCACCGTGGACTCCGCTAGGAGCGGTAGTCCGCATTAATGGCCACGTACTCCTTGGTCAGGTCGGAGGCCAGGAGCATGGAACTGCCCGGACCGTCGCCGATGTCGATGTGAATGACGATGTCCCGTTCGCTCATGATGGGCTTCAGCAGGCTGTCCATGTTGC from Pseudodesulfovibrio sp. S3 includes these protein-coding regions:
- a CDS encoding HD domain-containing protein; translation: MADTEGRDRLTRLVDFFNECGMLRKTPRTGYQFLGSGSENVAEHSFRTAVIGHVLALMADADVARTTYMCLFHDLHESRTSDFNYVNRIYNKSERTRALEHACEGTGLGEEILGYWEELEVTATLEARLAQDADQLDFILNLKEEFDLGNKYAGEWLEIALQRVRTEWGRQLAETIAKTDHKDWWFLGADRDWWIRKNGKSK
- a CDS encoding ABC transporter permease gives rise to the protein MVLPVFFPCRICREIVDEVGSLSLFLMDSLRLIFAGLGQFPRIVRQIYFIGVQSVSVIALIGLFTGMVMGMQLYFALSVFGADGFLGTGVALSMVRELGPVLTAIMLTGRAGSAMTAEIGVMRISEQIDALTIMDINPMRYLVAPKVAASLISFPLLTAFFDLIALWGGWLTGVKLLGANAGVYWSRVQGSLDWDDIEGGFIKSIVFGLLVCVICCYEGYYTHTRSGHAGPEGVSQSTTNAVVKSCVIILAADYILTSLLW